From the genome of Vulpes lagopus strain Blue_001 chromosome 2, ASM1834538v1, whole genome shotgun sequence, one region includes:
- the LOC121485615 gene encoding 60S ribosomal protein L29-like produces the protein MAKSKNHTMHNQSRKWHRNGIKKPRSQRYESLKGVDPKFLRNMHFAKKHNKKGLKKIQANNAKAMTARAEAIKALIKPKEVKPKIPKGGSRKLNRLAYIAHPKLGKRARARIAKGLRLCQPKAKAKAQTKDQAAAATAALAPASTPAAQAPKDAQAPTKAPV, from the coding sequence ATGGCCAAGTCCAAGAACCACACCATGCACAACCAGTCACGAAAATGGCACAGAAATGGCATCAAGAAACCCCGGTCACAAAGATATGAATCTCTTAAGGGGGTAGACCCCAAGTTCCTGAGGAACATGCACTTTGCCAAGAAGCACAACAAGAAGGGCCTGAAGAAGATACAGGCCAACAATGCCAAGGCCATGACTGCACGTGCTGAGGCTATCAAGGCCCTTATCAAGCCCAAGGAGGTTAAGCCCAAGATCCCAAAGGGCGGCAGCCGCAAGCTCAATCGACTTGCCTACATCGCTCACCCCAAGCTCGGGAAACGTGCTCGTGCCCGCATTGCCAAAGGTCTCAGGCTCTGCCAGCcaaaggccaaggccaaggctcAAACCAAGGACCAGGCTGCAGCTGCGACCGCAGCTCTGGCTCCTGCTTCTACTCCTGCAGCGCAGGCTCCCAAAGATGCTCAGGCCCCCACAAAGGCTCCAGTGTAG